The following is a genomic window from Amycolatopsis australiensis.
GGTGGAAACTGCCGTCTTGCTCATCAGTGCCCCTTTCCGTTCTCCGTCCATCCGCTGTGGACGGAAGCTTCCGTGGTCGCGGCCCGCAGCTGGGGCACCAGCGCGAGCAGGCCGTCGTAGTCGAGCAGCACCTTCGGCACCGACATCGACGCGGCGGCGAGCACCTCGCCGTCCGCACCGCGCACCGGCGCGGCGATGCAGTGGATGAAGTCCTCGTGTTCGGCGTTGTCGACGGCGTACCCGCGCTGGGCCACGCGGTCCAGCTCGGCCAGGTAGGCCTCGGGCGTGGTGATCGTGTTCGGCGTCAGCACCGGGTAGTCGATCGACCGCGCGATCTCCTCGCGCCGGGCCGGGGGCATCGCCGCGACCAGCACCTTCCCGACCGCCGTGCAGTGCAGCGGCGCGCGCTTGCCGATGCGCGAGTACATCCGCACCGAATGCCGGCCTTCGTACTTGTCGATGTAGACGACTTCGCCGTCCTCGTAGCTGGCCAGGTGCACGGTGTGCCCGGTGCGGGCGTTCAGCGCGGCCAGCGCGGGCTGGGCGCTGCGGCGGACGTCGAAGGAGTCCAGTGCCTGGTTGGCGAGGTCGAACATGGCGCTGCCCAGCCGGTAGTGGCGGGCGCCTTCGCGGCGGACGAAGTGGTGCTGTTCGAGCGTGCGCAGCAGCCGCAGCACGGTCGACTTGTGCACGCCGATCTCGTCGGCCAGCTCGTCGAGCGTGCGCGCGTCCTTCGCGATCGAGTCCAGCAACGTCAGCGCGCGGTCCAGGCTCTGGCTCACGTCGTCACCACGCCCTCTCCGGTCAGCCGCACCGAACGCCACTCGTCCGGGTCCGCGTGCAGCAGGGTATCCACGACCGGGGGCGGCAGCGGCACGCCGACGTCGTCGTGGGTCAGCAGGGTCACGGCGGCCTGCAGGTGTCCCTGCCGCAGCCGCTCCAGCGGCGGCGCGCCGCGCAGGGTCGCGGCGAGGAACCCGGCGGCGAACGCGTCACCGGCGCCCACCGGCTCGACGACGTCGACCTTCAGCGCGGGCGCGAACAGCGGCTCGCCTTCGACGAGCGTCGCGCCGCGCTCGCCGTGCTTGACGACGAGGGTGCGCGGGCCGGGCAGCAGCCGCCGCAGCTCGGCCGGGTCGCCGGTCCCCCACACGTGCTGGGCCTCGTCGTCGCCGGTCAGCACGATGTCGGCCTGCCCGGCCAGCTCGGCGAGCAGCCGCGGGTCGCGGCCGGCCCAGAGCGCGGGCCGCAGGTTGACGTCGAAGGAGATCAGCCGGTCGCCGCGCGGCATGTCCAGCAGGGCCCGCACCAGCGCCAGGCAGCTGCCGGACAGCGCGGGCGTGATGCCGGACAGGTGCAGCACGCGGACGCCGCCGAGGTCGAGCCGGTCGAGCAGCGAAGGACCCATGCCGGACGCGGCCGAGCCCGTCCGGTAGTAGCGCACGGGACTGCCGCCGGCACCGCTTTCCTTGACGTAGAGCCCGGTCGGGCGGCCCGGGTCGACGTAGCACGCGCTGACGTCGACACCGTGGGATGCGACTTCGCGCAGCATCGCGCGACCGAAGGGGTCGTCGCCGACCGCGCTGACCCAGCCGCTCGGCACCCCGAGCGCCGGGAGGTTGCACGCCACGTTCGACTCGGCGCCGCCGATGGTGCGCAGCCACCGCTTCACCTCGTCCGGCGGGCCGGGTTCGGCGGGCACGAACAGCGCCATCGACTCACCGATACACAGCACCTCGGGCCCGCTCGTCACTTTCCGTCTCCCTGCCCTTCACCCCGTTGACCTGTGGCGACCCGGATGCTACACCTATGGCGCGCAATATACGCAACAGTCGTTGCAACATACGCAACAGAGGTCGCCGCCGATGAATCCTTGCCTGATCGACCCCGCCGCGCTCGAAGCCCTCCGCCAGGAGCGGATCGACTGGCGCTTCCGCTCGGCCGCGCCCGCGCTGGCCGGGCTCACCCTCGCCGAAGCCGGGCAGCGCCGGCTCAACCTGTTCGCCGACGGGTTCTTCGGGCCGTTCGTCGTGCTCGACGAAGAGGCGCTCGAACACAACCTGCGGACCATGGCCGCGTGGTGCGCCGCCCGCGGGGTGGTGCTGGCGCCGCACGGCAAGACCACGATGGCGCCGCAGCTGTTCGCGCGGCAGATCGAGCACGGCGCGTGGGGCATCACCTGTGCCAACGCCGGGCACCTGCGGATCTACCGCGCGTTCGGCGTGTCCCGGATCCTGCTGGCCAACCAGCTGCTCGACCCGGGCGGGCTCCGCTGGCTGGCCGCCGAGCTGGCGGCGGACTCCGGCTTCGAATTCGTCTGCTGGGTGGATTCGGTCCGCGGTGTCGAGCTGATGACCGAGACACTGCGCGGCAGCGAGCGCCCGGTGGACGTCCTGGTCGAACTCGGCGCCGACGGCGGCCGCACCGGGGTCCGCGACACCGCGACCGCGCTGGCTGTCGCCGAAGCCGTGCACGCGAGCCCGGCCCTGCGGCTGCGCGGCACCGGCGGCTACGAAGGCGCACTGTCCCACGACACCGACGAAGCCGCGCTCGCCAAGATCAGCTCCTATGTGGACGGACTGCGCGACCTCGCGATCTCGTTCGCGGACCAGGGGCTCCTCGACGGCCGGATCATCGTCACCGCCGGGGGCAGCGCGTACTTCGACCGGGTGGCCCAGGAGCTGACCAAGCCGTGGCCGGACGGGCTCGACGTGCTGCCGGTGCTGCGCAGCGGCGCGTACGTCACCCACGACGACGGCTTCTACCGCGAGATCTCGCCGCTGGGCGACCACCCGCGCATCGAGGGCGTCGAGTCGTTCCGGCCCGCGCTGCGCGCCTGGGCGCAGGTGACGTCGAAGCCGGCGGACGACCTCGCGCTGCTGACCCTCGGCAAGCGCGACGCGTCGTTCGACGAAGGCATGCCCGAGCCGCAGCTGCGCCGGACGGCGCACGGCCCCGCGGAGCCCCTCGACGGCCACGTCGTCGCGAAGATGAACGACCAGCACGCGTTCCTGACCCTGCCACCGGGGTCGCCGGTCGAGGTCGGCGACTGGATCGGGCTCGGCCTGTCCCACCCGTGCACGGTGTTCGACAAGTGGCCGCTGCTGCCGGTGACCGCGGCCGACGGCGAAACCGTCGCCGGCTACGTCCGGACGTGGTTCTGATGGACGTCGTCTTCCGCGGCGCGCTGGTGGCCGACGGCACCGGCGGCCCGCTCGCCCGGCACGACGTCGGGATCACCGGCGAGCGCATCGCGGCCGTCGCCGAGCCCGGCTCGCTCACCGGCGGGCGGACGATCGACGCCGGCGGCCTGGTGCTCGCGCCCGGGTTCATCGACATGCACTCGCACTCCGACCTGCAGCTGCTGGCCAACCCGGACCACCCGGCCAAGATCACCCAGGGCGTCACGACCGAGGTGCTCGGCCAGGACGGGCTGTCCTACGCCCCGGTCGACGACACGGTCCTGGCGGCCCTGCGGCAGCAGCTCGCGGGCTGGAACGACGATCCGCCCGGGTTCGACTGGAACTGGCGCTCGGTCGGCGAGTACCTGGACCGCCTCGACCGGGGCATCGCCGTCAACGCCGCCTACCTCGTGCCGCAGGGCACGGTCCGGATGCTCGCCGTCGGCTGGGACGACCGCCCGGCCACCGAAGCCGAGCTGGACCGGATGAAGGAGCTGGTCGCGACGGGCCTGCGCGAGGGCGCGATGGGCATGTCGTCCGGCCTCACCTACACGCCGGGGATGTACGCCGGGACCGACGAGCTGGTCGAGCTGTGCCGGGTGGTCGGCGAGCTGGGCGGCTTCTACAGCCCGCACCACCGCAGCTACGGCAAGGGCGCACTGGACGCGTTCGCCGAGATGATCGACGTCTCGCGCCGGTCCGGCTGCCCGCTGCATCTCGCGCACGCGACGATGAACTTCTCGGTCAACAAGGGCAAGGCACCGGAGCTGCTGAAGCTGCTGGACGACGCCCTCGACGACGGCTGTGACATCACGCTCGACACCTACCCGTACCTGCCCGGCGCGACCTACCTCTCGGCCCTGCTGCCGAGCTGGGCCACCGAAGGCGGGCTCGACGCCACCCTGACCCGGCTGTCCGATGCGGACACACGGGAGCGGATCCGCGCGGCCATCGAAGAGTCCGGTTCGGACGGTGCGCACGGCGTCCCGATCGACTGGGACGCCATCGAAATCAACGGCGTCCGCCACGACCGCAACGCCCACCTCGTCGGGCGCAGCGTCGCCGCGTCGGCCGCGAACGCCGCGGTGGCCCCCGCGCAGCTGTACTTCGACACGTTGCTGGACGAGAAACTCGGCACGTCGTGCCTGATGCACGTCGGGCACGAGGAGAACGTCCGGGCGATCATGCGGCACCGGACGCACACCGGCGGCAGCGACGGCCTGCTCGTCGGCGCGCGGCCGCACCCGCGCGCGTGGGGCACGTTCCCCCGCTACCTGGCCCGGTACGTCCGCGAACTGGGCGTGCTGGACCTCGCCGAGTGCGTCGCCCACCTGACCGGGCGGGCCGCGCGGCGGCTGCGGCTGGCCGACCGCGGGCTCGTCCGGCCCGGGTACGCCGCCGACCTGGTGCTGTTCGACCCGGACACGGTCGCCGACACCGCCACCTTCGACGACCCGCGCCGACCGGCTGCGGGCCTGGCCCACGTCTTCGTCAACGGCGTCGCCGCGCTCGACGACGGCCGTCCCACCGGCGCCCTCGCCGGCCACTCCCTGCGCAACCCCCGGAGAGCCCGATGATCCACTGGCTGCAACACACCACGGGCGGGCTGCTCACGCTCGCCGCCGTCTCGATCGCCGTCCTGCTGGTGCTGATCGTCAAGCTCAAGGTCGAGCCGTTCATCGCCCTGATCGTCGTCGGCCTGCTCACCGCGCTGGCCGCGGGCCTGCCGGTCGGCACGATCGTCGGCACCGCGCAGAAGTCGTCGGACTCCTTGCTGGAGAAGGGATTCGGCGGCATCCTCGGGCACATCACGGCGATCATCGGGCTCGGCACGCTGCTCGGGTCGATCCTGGAACGCTCGGGCGGGGCGAAGGTGCTGACCGGCGCGCTGCTGCGCGCGTTCGGCGAGAAACGGGCGCCGCTGGCCATGGGTGCCGCCGGGTTCATCTTCGGCATCCCGGTGTTCTTCGACATCGGCATCTTCGTGCTGGCGCCGCTGGTCTACGTCGCGGCGAAGCAGGGTAAGCGCTCGCTGGTGCTCTACGCGATGCCGCTGATCGCGGGCCTGTCGATCACGCACGCCTTCCTGCCGCCGCACCCGGGTCCGGTGGCCGCGGCCGGGCTGCTGCACGTCGAGCTCGGCTGGATCATCCTGATGGGCCTGGCCTGCGGCATCCCCGCGTTCCTCGTCGGCGGCGTGCTGTACGCGACCTGGATCGGCAAGCGGATCGACGTCGGCGTCCCCGCGGAGATGATCGTCGCCGAGGACGACGGCGAGCGCGAGGAGAACCCGCCGTCGCTGGGCCTGGTCGCCGCGATCATCGCGGTGCCGCTGGTGCTGATCCTGGCCGGCACGTTCGGCAGCATCTGGCTGTCGAAGGGCTCCGCGCTCGCCGGTGCCGCCGCGTTCATCGGCACCCCGGCCGTCGCGCTGACCGTCGCGGTGCTGCTCGCCTCCTGGCTGCTGGGGCTGCGGCGCGGGTTCACCGGCAAGGACCTCAACGAACTCGCCGCGAAGTCGCTGCGGCCGGTGGCGATGATCCTGCTGGTCGTCGGCGCGGGCGCCTTCTTCGGCGCGGTGCTCTCGGCCACCGGGATCGGCAAGGCCGTGGCCGACTCGCTGCACGACGCCGGGCTGCCGGTGCTGCTCGCCGCGTACGTCATCAGCTGCGGGATGCGGATCGCGCAGGGCTCGGCGACCGTGGCCATCGTGACGACGAGCGGGATCGTCGCGCCGACCGTCGCCCAGCTCGGCTATTCGCAGGCGCAGCTGGCGCTGCTGGTGATGGCGATCTCGGCCGGGTCGATCATCGCCTCCCACGTCAACGACGGCGGGTTCTGGATCGTTTCGCGCTACTTCAACCTCACCGTGCCGCAGACCCTCCGGTCGTGGACGGTGCTGGAAACCGTGCTTTCCCTGTCCGGTTTCGGGGTTTCGGCATTGCTCATGGCCGTGGTCTAGACCATACTGGGGCAGTCCGCCGCCGAAACCGTTGGGAGACAATGACGATGACCGGACTTTCCCGTCGCACGTTCCTCGGCGCCGCTGCGGGCGCGGGCGCCGCGACCGTTCTCGGCACGCCGTCCGCGTCCGCGGCCACCACCTCCGCGGGCTGCATCGCCGGAGCCACCGTGTACATCGGCAGCTACACCACCGGCGCGACCGGGCACGGCCTGGACGTCACGACCCGGACCGGCCCCGCGCTGAACCCGGTCCGCACGGTGCCCGGGATCACCGACACGTCGTGGTTCGGCCGCAGCGCCGACGGCAAGACCCTGTACGTCACCAACGAAGGCGACCCGGCCGGGTACGTCTCGGCGCTCAACATCGCCGACGTCACGAAACCCAAGCTGCTGAACAAAGTCTCGTCGAAAGGCGCCGCGCCGACGCACCTGAGCGTGCATTCGAGCGGGAAGTACGTGCTGGCCGCGAACTACGGCTCGGGCAGCGTCGTCGTGTTGCCCATTCTGCCCGGCGGCAAGCTCGGCGCGGCCACGGACCTCGTGACGCACCACGCCGACTCCGGGCAGGCCCACGCCCACCAGGTCGTCGGCGACCCGACCGGGCGCTGGGTGCTCGCGGTCGACCTCGGCGCGGACTCGGTGTACGTCTACGGCTTCGCGGCCGGCAAGCTTTCGCTGCACCAGCAGCTGAAGCTGCCCGCCGGCGCCGGGCCACGGCACCTCGCGTTCGACCGCACCGGGACGTTCGCCTACATCCTGCAAGAGCTGCGCCCGGAGGTGACGGTCGCGAGCTGGGACGCGGCCGCCGGCCGGCTGAAGGCGCTTTCCGTCGTCCCGGCCGTGCCGCCGGGAAGCACGGGCGACCTGTACCCCGGCGAGATCATCCTGGCAAAGGACGGAAAACTCGCCTACGCCACCGTCCGCGGGCCGAACACGCTGGCGACGTTCGCCGTCTCCGGGGACTCGCTGCAGCTCGTGTCCACTGTGTCCAGTGGCGGCAACTGGCCGCGGCACGTGGCCCTCGACCCGGCGGAGAACTGGTTCTACGTGTCGAACCAGCGTTCCGGCACCGTCACCTGGCTGCCCCGCGACCCGGCCACCGGCCTGCCCGGCGCGGCCGCGGGTTCGCTCGCCGTCGGCAGCGTCAACTCGGTCTATTTCGCCTGAGCCCCACTGGAGGTTTCCTGTGAGACTGCGCCGCACGCTGCCCGTCGTAGCCGGGCTGGCCCTGCTCGCCGGCTGCGCCCCCACCCAGTCCGCGCCCGCGGGCGCCGGCGGGGACGACAAGACCGGCACCGTCCGCGTCTGGCTGTTCGACGAAGCCAACCGCGCCCCGAAGGAGGCCGCGGTCAAGGACGCCATCGCCGAGTTCAAGGCGGCCCACCAGGGCGTCGAGGTCGACGTCCAGTGGGTGCCGGTCGAAGGCCGCGCCGACAAGTTCTCCGGCGCCTTCAACGACCCGGCCAACGCCCCGGACGTCGCCGAGTTCGGCAACACCGACGTCGCCGGCTACGCCGCCACCGGCGCGCTGGCCGACCTGACCGGCGACCTGGCGTCGTGGAGCGAGGGCAAGGACCTCATCCCGACCGTGCTCGACACCGCGAAGTCCGGCGGCAAGACCTACGGCCTGCCCTGGTACACCGGCATCCGCGCGGTGTACTACCGCACGGACGTCTTCACCGAGCTGGGCCTCGAGCCGCCCGCGACACTCGCCGAGCTGACCGAGAGCGCCCGGAAGATCCGCGCCGCCAAGCCGGACCTCTACGGCATCGCCGTCGGCGGCAAGTACACCTACGCGATGCTGCCGTTCCTCTGGGCCAACGGCGGTGAGCTGGCGCAGGAAAGCGGCGGCAAGTGGAAGTCGGCGGTGACCGAAGACAAGGCCAAGGCCGGCGTGACGCAGTACGCGAACCTGCTCAAGGACGACATCTGCCCGCCCGCCCAGTGCGCGAACCTCACCGGCTCCCAGAGCGTCACGGCGTTCGCCGGCGGCAAGGCCGGGATGACCATCGGCGGCGACTTCAACCGCAAGGCCGTCGACCAGGGCGCGGTGAAGGGCAAGTACGCCGTGGTCCCGATCCCGGGCACGACCGCGGGCAGCATCGCCCCCGCGTTCGCCGGCGGCAACCTGCTCGGCGTGTTCGCCGCGAGCAAGCACCGCAGCCTCGCGGTGCAGTTCGCCGAGCTGCTCGGCGGCGCGAAGTACCAGGAGAAGATGTACACCGCGATGGGCAACCTGCCGACGCTGGGCAACGTGCAGCGGAAACTCGCGGCGAACGACCCGTTCCTCAAGCCGTTCGTCGACACGCTGAAGGCGGGCACCAAGTTCGTCCCCGCGACGCCGGCGTGGTCGAAGATCGACAGCCAGAACGTGCTGCCGACGGCCGTGCAGCAGATCGCGACCGGCGGGAAGGACCCGTCCGCGGCGCTGGCCGACGCGGCGGCCGCGATGGACAAGGCGTTCGGCTAGTGGTGACCGTCCGGGAAACCCGGCCCGTCGCGGTGCCCGCCCGGGCGCCGCGACGGCGGCGGGGAGACGGCCGGGCCGCCGCGCTCTACCTCGCCCCGGCCGGCATCCTCCTCGCGGCGATGCTGGCCTACCCGATCTACCAGCTGGTCCTGATCTCGTTCTACGACTACGGCCAGCCACAGGCCGCGGGCAACGCGCCCCTGGTGTTCCTCGGCTTCGCGAACTACACCGACCTTTTGTCCCAGCTGCAGTTCTGGACCGTGCTGGGCAAGACGGTCGGGTTCGCCGCGGCCTGCGTCATCGGCTCGCTGATCGCCGGCACCGGGCTGGCCGTGCTGGCGAGCCGGGTGCGGGCCCTCCCCCGGGCGCTGCTGTTCCTGGCCGCGCTCGGCGCGTGGTCGACGCCGGCGATCGCGGGCTCCTACGTCTGGCTGTTCCTCTTCGACACGGACTTCGGCCTGGTCAACGAGGTGCTCTCGGGGCTCGGGCTGCCCTTCGAGCACCACTCGTGGACGTTCGGCACCCTCGGCGCCTTCGGGCTGGTCGCGGCCGAGGTGATCTGGTGCTCGTTCCCGTTCGTGCTGGTCACGATGTACGCCGGGATCAAAGGCGTGCCGGACGAGGTGCGCGAAGCCGCGTCGCTCGACGGCGCGTCGACGTGGCGGACGACGTGGTCGATCCTGCTGCCGATGGTGCGGCCGCTGCTGGTGATCGCGACCGTGCAGTCGATCATCTGGGACTTCAAGGTGTTCACCCAGATCTACGTGATGACCAACGGCGGCGGCGTCGCCGGGCGCAACCTCGTCCTCAACGTCTACGCCTACCAGCAGGCCTTCGCCGGGCAGGAGTACGGCCTGGGCTCGGCGATCGGAGTCGTGATGACGCTGTTGCTGTTGTCGGTCACCGGGCTCTATGTCCGGTCGCAGCGCCGGAGCGCGGCATGGCTGTGAAGCGTCCGGGACGCCTCGTCGCCGAAGTCGTCACCGTGGTCATCGCCGGGATCGTCGCCTTCCCGCTGTACTGGATGCTGCTGTCGGCGTTCAAGCCGGCGGGCGAGATCCAGTCGGCGAACCCGAAGCCGTGGACCTTCTCGCCGTCGCTCGACAGCTTCTCCCGCGTGCTCACGGTGTCGGGCTTCGGGCGGTTCTTCGTCAACAGCTTGATGGTGGCCCTGGTCGTCGTCGTGCTTTCGCTGCTGCTGTCGTTCCTCTCGGCGGTCGCGCTGACGCGGTTTTCGTTCAAGGGCCGGACCGTGCTGCTGGTGATGATCCTGGTCGCCCAGATGGTGCCGGTGGAGGCGCTGACCATCCCGCTGTTCTTCCTGATGCGCCAGATCGGCGGGGTCGTGCCGGCGTTCGGGCTGAACGAGCTGGGCTCGCTGGTGCTGGTGCACCTGGCGTTCAGCCTGCCGTTCGCGATCTGGATGCTGCGCGGGTTCGTCGCCGCGGTGCCCGCCGAGCTGGAAGAAGCGGCGAAGCTCGACGGCGCGTCCCGGATGCGGTTCACCTGGCAGATCCTGTTCCCGCTGGTGGCGCCCGGGCTGGTCGCGGTCAGCGTGCTGGCGTTCATCCACGCCTGGAACGACTTCCTCTTCGCCAAGACGTTCATCATCTCCAAGACCGAGAACCAGACGCTGCCACAGGCGATCCTCGTGTTCTTCAAGCCGGAGGACACCGACTGGGGCGCGGTGATGGCGTCTTCGACGCT
Proteins encoded in this region:
- a CDS encoding IclR family transcriptional regulator, with the protein product MSQSLDRALTLLDSIAKDARTLDELADEIGVHKSTVLRLLRTLEQHHFVRREGARHYRLGSAMFDLANQALDSFDVRRSAQPALAALNARTGHTVHLASYEDGEVVYIDKYEGRHSVRMYSRIGKRAPLHCTAVGKVLVAAMPPARREEIARSIDYPVLTPNTITTPEAYLAELDRVAQRGYAVDNAEHEDFIHCIAAPVRGADGEVLAAASMSVPKVLLDYDGLLALVPQLRAATTEASVHSGWTENGKGH
- a CDS encoding sugar kinase, with amino-acid sequence MALFVPAEPGPPDEVKRWLRTIGGAESNVACNLPALGVPSGWVSAVGDDPFGRAMLREVASHGVDVSACYVDPGRPTGLYVKESGAGGSPVRYYRTGSAASGMGPSLLDRLDLGGVRVLHLSGITPALSGSCLALVRALLDMPRGDRLISFDVNLRPALWAGRDPRLLAELAGQADIVLTGDDEAQHVWGTGDPAELRRLLPGPRTLVVKHGERGATLVEGEPLFAPALKVDVVEPVGAGDAFAAGFLAATLRGAPPLERLRQGHLQAAVTLLTHDDVGVPLPPPVVDTLLHADPDEWRSVRLTGEGVVTT
- a CDS encoding amino acid deaminase — translated: MNPCLIDPAALEALRQERIDWRFRSAAPALAGLTLAEAGQRRLNLFADGFFGPFVVLDEEALEHNLRTMAAWCAARGVVLAPHGKTTMAPQLFARQIEHGAWGITCANAGHLRIYRAFGVSRILLANQLLDPGGLRWLAAELAADSGFEFVCWVDSVRGVELMTETLRGSERPVDVLVELGADGGRTGVRDTATALAVAEAVHASPALRLRGTGGYEGALSHDTDEAALAKISSYVDGLRDLAISFADQGLLDGRIIVTAGGSAYFDRVAQELTKPWPDGLDVLPVLRSGAYVTHDDGFYREISPLGDHPRIEGVESFRPALRAWAQVTSKPADDLALLTLGKRDASFDEGMPEPQLRRTAHGPAEPLDGHVVAKMNDQHAFLTLPPGSPVEVGDWIGLGLSHPCTVFDKWPLLPVTAADGETVAGYVRTWF
- a CDS encoding N-acyl-D-amino-acid deacylase family protein, whose translation is MDVVFRGALVADGTGGPLARHDVGITGERIAAVAEPGSLTGGRTIDAGGLVLAPGFIDMHSHSDLQLLANPDHPAKITQGVTTEVLGQDGLSYAPVDDTVLAALRQQLAGWNDDPPGFDWNWRSVGEYLDRLDRGIAVNAAYLVPQGTVRMLAVGWDDRPATEAELDRMKELVATGLREGAMGMSSGLTYTPGMYAGTDELVELCRVVGELGGFYSPHHRSYGKGALDAFAEMIDVSRRSGCPLHLAHATMNFSVNKGKAPELLKLLDDALDDGCDITLDTYPYLPGATYLSALLPSWATEGGLDATLTRLSDADTRERIRAAIEESGSDGAHGVPIDWDAIEINGVRHDRNAHLVGRSVAASAANAAVAPAQLYFDTLLDEKLGTSCLMHVGHEENVRAIMRHRTHTGGSDGLLVGARPHPRAWGTFPRYLARYVRELGVLDLAECVAHLTGRAARRLRLADRGLVRPGYAADLVLFDPDTVADTATFDDPRRPAAGLAHVFVNGVAALDDGRPTGALAGHSLRNPRRAR
- a CDS encoding GntP family permease is translated as MIHWLQHTTGGLLTLAAVSIAVLLVLIVKLKVEPFIALIVVGLLTALAAGLPVGTIVGTAQKSSDSLLEKGFGGILGHITAIIGLGTLLGSILERSGGAKVLTGALLRAFGEKRAPLAMGAAGFIFGIPVFFDIGIFVLAPLVYVAAKQGKRSLVLYAMPLIAGLSITHAFLPPHPGPVAAAGLLHVELGWIILMGLACGIPAFLVGGVLYATWIGKRIDVGVPAEMIVAEDDGEREENPPSLGLVAAIIAVPLVLILAGTFGSIWLSKGSALAGAAAFIGTPAVALTVAVLLASWLLGLRRGFTGKDLNELAAKSLRPVAMILLVVGAGAFFGAVLSATGIGKAVADSLHDAGLPVLLAAYVISCGMRIAQGSATVAIVTTSGIVAPTVAQLGYSQAQLALLVMAISAGSIIASHVNDGGFWIVSRYFNLTVPQTLRSWTVLETVLSLSGFGVSALLMAVV
- a CDS encoding lactonase family protein; translation: MTMTGLSRRTFLGAAAGAGAATVLGTPSASAATTSAGCIAGATVYIGSYTTGATGHGLDVTTRTGPALNPVRTVPGITDTSWFGRSADGKTLYVTNEGDPAGYVSALNIADVTKPKLLNKVSSKGAAPTHLSVHSSGKYVLAANYGSGSVVVLPILPGGKLGAATDLVTHHADSGQAHAHQVVGDPTGRWVLAVDLGADSVYVYGFAAGKLSLHQQLKLPAGAGPRHLAFDRTGTFAYILQELRPEVTVASWDAAAGRLKALSVVPAVPPGSTGDLYPGEIILAKDGKLAYATVRGPNTLATFAVSGDSLQLVSTVSSGGNWPRHVALDPAENWFYVSNQRSGTVTWLPRDPATGLPGAAAGSLAVGSVNSVYFA
- a CDS encoding extracellular solute-binding protein, coding for MRLRRTLPVVAGLALLAGCAPTQSAPAGAGGDDKTGTVRVWLFDEANRAPKEAAVKDAIAEFKAAHQGVEVDVQWVPVEGRADKFSGAFNDPANAPDVAEFGNTDVAGYAATGALADLTGDLASWSEGKDLIPTVLDTAKSGGKTYGLPWYTGIRAVYYRTDVFTELGLEPPATLAELTESARKIRAAKPDLYGIAVGGKYTYAMLPFLWANGGELAQESGGKWKSAVTEDKAKAGVTQYANLLKDDICPPAQCANLTGSQSVTAFAGGKAGMTIGGDFNRKAVDQGAVKGKYAVVPIPGTTAGSIAPAFAGGNLLGVFAASKHRSLAVQFAELLGGAKYQEKMYTAMGNLPTLGNVQRKLAANDPFLKPFVDTLKAGTKFVPATPAWSKIDSQNVLPTAVQQIATGGKDPSAALADAAAAMDKAFG
- a CDS encoding carbohydrate ABC transporter permease, yielding MVTVRETRPVAVPARAPRRRRGDGRAAALYLAPAGILLAAMLAYPIYQLVLISFYDYGQPQAAGNAPLVFLGFANYTDLLSQLQFWTVLGKTVGFAAACVIGSLIAGTGLAVLASRVRALPRALLFLAALGAWSTPAIAGSYVWLFLFDTDFGLVNEVLSGLGLPFEHHSWTFGTLGAFGLVAAEVIWCSFPFVLVTMYAGIKGVPDEVREAASLDGASTWRTTWSILLPMVRPLLVIATVQSIIWDFKVFTQIYVMTNGGGVAGRNLVLNVYAYQQAFAGQEYGLGSAIGVVMTLLLLSVTGLYVRSQRRSAAWL
- a CDS encoding carbohydrate ABC transporter permease; the protein is MAVKRPGRLVAEVVTVVIAGIVAFPLYWMLLSAFKPAGEIQSANPKPWTFSPSLDSFSRVLTVSGFGRFFVNSLMVALVVVVLSLLLSFLSAVALTRFSFKGRTVLLVMILVAQMVPVEALTIPLFFLMRQIGGVVPAFGLNELGSLVLVHLAFSLPFAIWMLRGFVAAVPAELEEAAKLDGASRMRFTWQILFPLVAPGLVAVSVLAFIHAWNDFLFAKTFIISKTENQTLPQAILVFFKPEDTDWGAVMASSTLMTIPVLVFFVLVQRRLVSGMAGAVKG